A region from the Vicia villosa cultivar HV-30 ecotype Madison, WI linkage group LG3, Vvil1.0, whole genome shotgun sequence genome encodes:
- the LOC131658278 gene encoding uncharacterized protein LOC131658278, producing the protein MNFENFSFKNFGCPMYVLDRKLKLLKTRLKEWNKNSFGDVKIKVTSAENELANVQEDIIKNGNSDSLQDKEAKAQHDMEVALNMEEDFWREKSRVNWQIHGDRNTKFFHTYAKIRRKTSLISSLVIDNDVITNQNTLENHIVSHFTQLFNKNFVPQDNDLISTVIPSLVSEQANMLLTMIPSADEIHQAVQNLKPNSASGPDGFGGVFFHKYWDIIKHDVIEAVLQFFTQGWISPNYNANTLVLIPKAKEASSLGHYRPIALANFKFKIIPKILADRLSSILPNLISVEQKALKIDIAKAFDTLSWDFLLKTLKGFGFSSLFCNWIHTIITSVNISISFNGNQIGYLKCTNGAIADLLKEYGNCYGQLCNFSKSLIYAGGLSQTRYAALANLIGFTMASPPFIYLGVPIFIGKPKAIYFLPIADSIRVKLASWKAEILTIAGRAQLVKSVILSMVVHSIGIYNWPGSIIKRIEAWLRNFIWSGCINKKKVVTISWKTCCRKTNEGGLGIISLKAFNSATNMQLFWKILNVNQHWSILLNGRVKRNGRLIRYAIKSSIWSGIKEAHERVKDNCMWSIVRDWWKNTWQIKDNIQVALPEFLSSISNFSVATTDVDDLLAWKHSSSCVLTVKEAYNSIITPYPSTDWKTFPWDKDSPPSQSMMVWRYIHNKLPTDDNLLLRGFSFPSQCSFCKVCWETSSRIFFGCSFVISMWNCLINMMGLNRLITNVNDCKEVLNGCWSLQARAVIHACIVGVFHQIWHARNKLRFDDKTISWNTCVNVILAQAKVIGNNTIRVPDATISSFSLLKRFDININPSKGVKTMKVLWSPPSLGWIKCNIDGAVIENPKVVVCGGIFRDHNANHILSFSAYLDNNNSESTELIAAIMAIEAAKKNHYTKFWVETDCSLVVNSFKNHALVPWKLRSRWLCCWDYTLHIEFSITLNFREANFYDDSLASIGLQTKNYLLVQLCP; encoded by the exons ATGAATTTTGAGAATTTCTCCTTTAAAAATTTTGGCTGCCCTATGTATGTCCTGGATAGGAAGTTAAAGCTTTTGAAAACTAGACTTAAGGAATGGAATAAAAACAGTTTTGGAGATGTAAAAATTAAGGTTACTTCTGCTGAAAATGAGCTTGCCAATGTTCAAGAGGACATTATTAAGAATGGAAATTCTGACAGTTTGCAAGATAAAGAAGCTAAAGCCCAACATGACATGGAAGTAGCCTTAAATATGGAGGAGGATTTCTGGAGGGAGAAATCCAGGGTTAATTGGCAGATACATGGGGATAGGAACACAAAATTCTTTCACACATATGCTAAAATCAGAAGGAAAACTAGTCTTATATCTTCCTTGGTCATTGATAATGATGTCATCACTAACCAAAACACTTTGGAAAACCATATAGTTAGCCATTTCACTCAGCTATTTAATAAGAACTTTGTCCCTCAGGATAATGACTTGATTAGCACGGTCATTCCTTCTCTTGTGAGTGAGCAAGCCAACATGTTGCTTACTATGATTCCTAGTGCTGATGAAATACATCAAGCTGTTCAGAATTTAAAACCCAATTCAGCTTCTGGACCTGATGGTTTTGGTGGAGTTTTCTTTCATAAGTATTGGGACATAATCAAACATGATGTGATTGAGGCTGTTTTACAATTTTTCACGCAAGGCTGGATTTCTCCTAATTACAATGCTAACACCTTAGTTTTGATTCCTAAGGCTAAAGAGGCTAGCAGTCTAGGACACTACAGGCCAATTGCTTTGGCTAACTTCAAGTTTAAAATCATACCTAAAATTTTAGCTGACAGACTCTCTTCTATTCTTCCTAACCTGATTTCTGTTGAGCAAAAGG CCTTGAAGATAGATATTGCTAAAGCATTTGACACTCTCAGTTGGGATTTCCTTTTAAAAACTCTTAAAGGATTTGGCTTCAGCTCTTTGTTTTGTAACTGGATCCATACCATTATCACATCTGTTAACATATCTATTAGCTTCAATGGAAACCAAATAGGCTATCTCAAGTGTACCAATGGT GCAATAGCtgatcttctcaaagaatatggaAATTGTTATGGCCAGCTCTGCAACTTTTCCAAATCCTTGATATATGCTGGGGGACTGTCCCAAACTAGATATGCTGCTCTTGCCAATCTAATTGGCTTCACCATGGCTAGTCCTCCATTCATATATCTTGGAGTCCCAATTTTTATAGGTAAACCTAAGGCTATATATTTCCTTCCTATTGCAGATAGCATAAGAGTCAAGTTAGCATCTTGGAAAGCAGAAATTCTGACTATAGCTGGGAGGGCTCAGCTGGTTAAGTCTGTCATCCTGAGTATGGTGGTGCACAGTATTGGAATTTACAACTGGCCTGGCAGCATAATAAAGAGGATTGAGGCATGGCTCAGAAATTTCATATGGAGTGGATGCATTAATAAAAAGAAAGTGGTGACTATTTCTTGGAAGACATGCTGTAGGAAAACTAATGAAGGTGGCTTGGGAATAATATCTCTTAAGGCATTCAATTCAGCAACAAATATGCAACTTTTTTGGAAAATCTTAAATGTTAATCAACATTGGTCAATCTTGCTTAATGGAAGAGTGAAGAGAAATGGTAGACTCATAAGGTATGCCATCAAATCCTCAATTTGGAGTGGCATTAAGGAGGCTCATGAGAGGGTTAAGGACAATTGCATGTGGAGCATAG TGAGGGACTGGTGGAAGAATACCTGgcaaatcaaagacaacataCAAGTGGCTCTCCCGGAATTTTTGAGCAGCATCTCCAATTTCTCAGTAGCTACAACTGATGTTGATGATTTGTTAGCCTGGAAGCATAGTTCTTCTTGTGTCTTGACTGTTAAGGAAGCTTACAATTCAATCATCACTCCTTATCCTTCGACAGACTGGAAGACCTTCCCTTGGGATAAGGACTCTCCTCCTTCTCAATCTATGATGGTCTGGAGATATATTCATAACAAATTGCCTACTGATGAtaacttgttgttgagaggcttctCTTTTCCTTCTCAATGCAGCTTCTGTAAGGTGTGTTGGGAAACTTCTAGTCGTATTTTCTTTGGTTGCAGCTTTGTTATTAGTATGTGGAATTGCCTGATTAATATGATGGGCTTAAATAGATTGATCACTAATGTTAATGATTGCAAAGAGGTTTTAAATGGTTGCTGGTCTCTTCAGGCTAGGGCAGTGATTCATGCCTGCATTGTTGGTGTTTTCCATCAGATTTGGCATGCTAGAAACAAGTTAAGGTTTGACGACAAGACAATCTCGTGGAATACATGTGTGAATGTGATTCTGGCCCAAGCTAAAGTGATTGGAAACAATACTATTAGGGTCCCAGATGCTACTATTTCCAGCTTCAGCTTGCTAAAGCGTTTTGATATCAATATTAATCCAAGCAAAGGTGTGAAAACAATGAAAGTTCTTTGGTCTCCTCCTTCCTTGGGATGGATAAAGTGTAACATTGATGGGGCTGTAATTGAAAATCCTAAAGTTGTTGTGTGTGGGGGAATCTTTCGTGATCATAATGCTAATCATATTCTAAGCTTTAGTGCTTATTTAGATAATAACAATTCGGAGTCGACTGAGCTTATTGCGGCTATTATGGCTATAGAAGCGGCTAAAAAGAACCATTACACTAAGTTTTGGGTGGAAACGGATTGTAGTTTGGTGGTTAACTCTTTCAAAAACCATGCCTTAGTGCCTTGGAAACTTCGATCTCGTTGGCTTTGTTGTTGGGATTACACGTTACATATTGAGTTTAGCATCACCCTTAACTTTAGGGAAGCCAATTTTTATGATGATTCTTTGGCTAGCATTGGTTTACAAACAAAAAACTACCTATTGGTTCAACTATGTCCATAA
- the LOC131658279 gene encoding aldehyde oxidase GLOX-like, producing the protein MFLSNTKIMFIIVLFFLVCVGLCNGANHETPLQGRKGQWQLLLNNTGVVGMHMALTYKNTVIMFDQTGGGQSRYKLRKRFNGTTCRMNNNNDITDSTCYAHSVEYDINANRIRPLRLDTDPWCSSGSFLSNGTLLQTGGYHQGAKRVRFYRPCGNNQHCDWIQSKKTLSDERWYASSQILPEHDRVVLVGGRRVFTYEFVPKSSPNEKSFELPFLHQTNDRNSDGNNLYPFTHLSSDGNLFVFANRDSILLNLRRNKVIKTFPRIPGSGSRNYPSSGSSVLLPLDHKDRFQKAEVMVCGGSSTGALNAAKSKKFISGLRSCGRMVITGNKHAWEMEYMPNPRLLHDMLILPTGNILIINGAKHGCAGYDNARNASLEPYLYTPKKKLGKRFTVLQKTMIARMYHSSATLLPDGRVLVAGGNPHGRYTFQNVAYPTELRLQAFVPHYMERRYHTWRPSNLTIENHAVGYGKEFNVSFVLRRRPSDEVRFSVYSPPFTTHAFAMNQRMLNLRCRRMVRSREGSVRAVLEAPPSSVVAPSGYYLLTVVNEGIPSISQWIQFVHA; encoded by the coding sequence ATGTTTCTGTCTAACACTAAAATCATGTTCATTATTGTCTTATTCTTCTTGGTTTGTGTTGGATTATGCAATGGTGCAAATCATGAAACACCTTTGCAAGGTAGAAAAGGACAGTGGCAACTGCTTCTCAACAACACTGGCGTGGTTGGCATGCACATGGCATTAACCTACAAAAACACTGTCATAATGTTTGATCAAACTGGAGGAGGCCAATCTAGATACAAACTTCGAAAACGATTCAACGGAACAACATGTAGAATGAACAACAACAACGATATAACCGATTCAACATGCTATGCTCATTCAGTAGAGTACGATATCAACGCCAATAGAATAAGACCTTTGAGGCTTGACACTGATCCCTGGTGTTCCTCAGGTtcttttctaagcaatggaacacTTCTGCAAACTGGAGGTTATCATCAAGGTGCTAAGAGGGTTAGATTCTATAGACCTTGTGGGAATAATCAACATTGTGATTGGATACAATCAAAGAAAACTCTATCTGATGAAAGGTGGTATGCTTCTAGTCAGATTCTACCAGAACATGACAGAGTTGTTCTTGTTGGTGGAAGAAGAGTTTTCACTTACGAATTTGTCCCGAAAAGTAGTCCTAATGAAAAATCTTTTGAACTTCCGTTTCTGCATCAAACCAATGACAGAAACTCTGATGGCAACAATTTATATCCCTTCACTCACCTTTCATCCGACGGAAACTTGTTCGTCTTCGCCAACCGCGATTCCATTTTACTCAACTTGAGACGTAATAAAGTAATCAAGACGTTCCCTCGGATTCCAGGAAGCGGGTCGAGAAACTACCCGAGTTCAGGATCATCCGTGTTACTCCCATTAGACCATAAAGACAGGTTCCAGAAAGCTGAAGTTATGGTATGTGGAGGCTCATCCACCGGAGCACTCAATGCTGCTAAAAGCAAAAAGTTCATTTCAGGTTTAAGATCATGTGGGAGAATGGTGATCACAGGAAACAAACACGCATGGGAAATGGAGTATATGCCGAATCCGCGTCTCTTACACGACATGTTGATTTTACCTACAGGTAACATCTTGATTATAAATGGTGCTAAACATGGTTGTGCAGGATATGACAATGCTAGAAATGCTTCGCTCGAGCCTTATCTTTATACTCCAAAGAAAAAGCTAGGAAAAAGGTTCACTGTCCTTCAGAAAACAATGATAGCAAGAATGTATCATTCATCAGCAACTCTTCTACCTGATGGAAGAGTATTAGTAGCCGGCGGTAACCCTCATGGAAGATACACTTTTCAGAATGTGGCATACCCAACAGAACTTAGACTTCAAGCATTTGTTCCACATTACATGGAAAGGCGGtatcatacttggaggccaagtaACCTGACCATAGAGAATCATGCAGTTGGGTATGGTAAAGAGTTTAATGTAAGTTTTGTGTTGAGGAGGAGGCCAAGTGATGAGGTGAGGTTCAGTGTTTATTCGCCTCCGTTTACTACTCACGCGTTCGCGATGAATCAAAGGATGTTGAATCTGAGGTGCAGGAGAATGGTGAGAAGTAGAGAGGGGAGTGTGAGGGCAGTGTTGGAAGCTCCACCATCTTCTGTTGTTGCACCTTCTGGTTATTACTTGCTCACGGTTGTGAATGAAGGAATTCCAAGCATTTCTCAGTGGATTCAGTTTGTTCATGCTTAG
- the LOC131661817 gene encoding E3 ubiquitin-protein ligase RGLG2-like, with product MGGSHSKRRGSRSSRQRSSSSSRSNPMFPQYQSPYLPQPQDHGTMGYNYGVQPPPQSYGGSVAHAPQQSKSSDKKFTRIGDNYSSLEQVTEALASAGLESSNLIVGIDFTKSNEWTGARSFQRRCLHHIGNEQNPYEQAISIIGKTLSSFDEDNLIPCFGFGDASTHDQEVFSFNAEDRFCHGFEEVLSRYRELVPQLRLAGPTSFAPVIEMAITIVEQSEGQYHVLLIIADGQVTRSVDTERGQLSTQERKTVEAIVKASEYPLSIILVGVGDGPWDMMKEFDDNIPARAFDNFQFVNFTEIMSKNMDRSRKEAEFALSALMEIPSQYKATLELNILSNRRRNDINRIPLPPPQYGTSSFNTPKSSIQNNFRPSAPSHSHNKPNVGTNPHASSASDNQFCPICLSNPKDMAFGCGHQTCCECGQDLELCPICRSSINTRIKLY from the exons ATGGGTGGATCACATTCAAAACGGAGGGGCTCTAGAAGCTCTAGGCaacgttcttcatcatcttcaaggtCAAATCCTATGTTTCCTCAATATCAATCTCCTTATTTGCCACAACCACAGGATCATGGAACAATGGGGTATAATTATGGGGTTCAACCTCCACCTCAAAGCTATGGTGGTAGTGTTGCTCATGCTCCTCAACAAAGTAAGAGTTCGGATAAAAAGTTTACAAGGATTGGTGATAATTATAGTAGTTTGGAACAG GTAACTGAGGCTCTAGCAAGTGCTGGCCTAGAGTCTTCTAATCTCATTGTTGGTATTGATTTTACGAAAAGCAATGAGTGGACAG GCGCAAGGTCATTTCAAAGGAGATGCCTTCATCACATCGGGAACGAACAAAATCCGTATGAACAAGCTATATCTATCATTGGGAAAACATTGTCCTCCTTTGATGAGGATAACTTGATTCCCTGTTTTGGATTCGGAGATG CTTCAACACATGACCAAGAAGTTTTTAGTTTCAATGCCGAGGATAGATTTTGTCACGGGTTTGAAGAAGTTTTGTCACGTTATAGGGAATTGGTTCCTCAATTAAGGCTTGCAG GACCCACATCATTTGCCCCAGTCATTGAGATGGCTATCACCATAGTTGAGCAAAGTGAAGGCCAATACCATGTTTTATTGATTATAGCAGATGGGCAG GTGACAAGAAGTGTTGACACAGAGCGTGGGCAATTGAGTACACAAGAAAGAAAAACTGTAGAAGCAATTGTGAAAGCTAG TGAATATCCCCTGTCAATTATACTAGTCGGAGTTGGAGACGGGCCATGGGACATGATGAAAGAATTTGACGATAACATACCTGCTCGAGCATTTGATAATTTCCAG TTTGTGAATTTCACCGAAATAATGTCAAAGAATATGGATCGGTCTAGAAAGGAAGCCGAGTTTGCACTCTCTGCGTTAATGGAAATACCTTCGCAGTACAAGGCAACACTAGAACTTAATATATTGAG CAATCGTAGAAGGAATGATATAAATAGGATTCCTCTACCACCACCTCAATATGGCACATCATCTTTCAACACCCCAAAATCTTCCATTCAAAATAATTTTCGCCCCAGCGCACCATCTCACAGTCACAACAAACCCAATGTTGGCACGAACCCCCATGCAAGTTCTGCTTCTGATAATCAG TTTTGTCCCATTTGCCTTTCCAATCCAAAGGATATGGCCTTTGGTTGCGGACATCAG ACATGCTGCGAGTGCGGTCAAGATCTTGAGCTATGCCCCATTTGCAGGAGTAGCATTAATACTAGAATAAAGCTTTATTAG